In the Clostridium cellulovorans 743B genome, TACTTATAGCAAAGCTTGATATAGTTTAGTATGAGAGTATCAGATTTGGGAATATCACTAAGATACAAATGATAAACATTCATCAAGGTATCATTATCAAGTTTTTCTACTATACTTTTATAGACTCTATCAAATTTATCATATTCAGTTGATATCTCTGAAATCTCAGTAAGCAAAGAGGGAAGATAATCCCTATTTTTTGTTATGATAGCTTCTTCTTTGCAGCTATAAGCATAAAAAACAGCCGTAAGTAATCCTTCAAAGCTATTATCATATATAAATTCTTTCAAACTAGAAAAACCTCCTATAAGTTATATTTTTAAGAAAACCTTCTGTGACCTATAGATAAACAGAGCCAATCCTCAGCCTATTACTAAATTTATTAACATCAAATAGTTGTATCAATAAAAACTTTTATGGATAATAAAAGTCTTTATTTTGAATATCTATAAGGATAATCCTAATTGTAATTAGAATGTTGTTATAATTATTTAAAGAAGGAGTTCTATAATTCACCTGTTAATGAACTGGATTTATCATTTAATAGTAGCAATTTATTAGTTGAAGAGCCCTTAGGAAGGAGTAGTTTACTGCTGTTATCCTCAATAAAATTAGTATTGCTTAGGTCGTTGTTTAAAAATGTACTGTCGAAGATATCGGTATTATCAAAAAAGCTTAATTGCTCTACCTCTTGATCCACTAGATTTAAATCGATTCTAGGAGTAAGGACTTTTTTTATAGCTACATCATCAAAAGCAACTTGACCATAGTATTTGCCTTTGCAGGTAATGAAATATTGAGCTCGTTTAAGGACTACCCCAAGCTTCTTTAAGTCGCAAAAATCTAAGGAATTAACTCTACGGGCGCTTACTATTTTTTGAGCTCCTCGTATTCCGATTCCAGGAATTCTTATAAGGGTTTTATAAGGTGCTTTGTTGATTTCAACAGGAAATAAATCCATATTATTTAAAGCATAAGTGGTTTTAGGGTCAAAGTTTATATCAAAATTAGGGTTCTTTTCGTTTAACAATTCTTCAGCCTTGAAGCCATAAACTCGTAAAAGCCAATCCCCTTGGTATAACCTATGCTCTCTAAGGGTTGGAGGGGCTTTAAGCTCAGGAAGATTTTTCCCAGTGTTAACTGGAATATAGGCAGAATAATAAACCCTTTTTAAATCAAATTTGTTGTATAAGTTTTCTGAAAGATTTAGTATATTTAAATCGCTTTCCTTTGTAGCTCCAACGATAAGCTGAGTGCTTTGTCCACCAGGTACAAATATAGGTGAATTTCTATACTTTTTACGCTCATATCTATTGATAGCAATATTCCTCTTTATATCTCCCATTGGCTTCAAAATATCAGTTTTACTTTTATCAGGGGCTAATAGCTTTAGCGAATTTGATGAAGGTAATTCTAAATTCACACTCATTCTATCTGCAAGAGAGCCAGCCTTTTGTATAAGAGCTTCATCTGCTCCAGGAATAGCTTTTAGGTGAATATAGCCTCCGAAATTATGCTCATTCCTTAGTTTTTCTACTACTTTTATTAGCAGTTCCATGGTGAAGTTTGCATTATTAATAATTGAAGAACTCAAGAATAAGCCTTCTATGTAGTTACGTCTGTAAAAGTTCATAGTTATGTTTACAACTTCTTCTGGAGTGAAGGAGGCTCTTTCAATATCATTAGATTTTCTATTGATACAATAGGAGCAATCATATATGCAGTAATTTGTTAATAGTATTTTAAGCAGAGATATACATCTTCCATCTGGGGTAAAGCTATGGCATATACCGCTTGGGGAAACAGAACCAATGGCTCCCTTTTTTGGACTTCTATTTGAACCAGAGGATGAGCAGGATACATCGTATTTAGCTGCTCCAGATAAAATTCTTAGCTTTTCACTTATTTCCATAATTAAATCACCAATCTTTGTATTTTAATAACTTTATTATAGCCTAATATTTTCAAAAGAACAAGTGTTCGTTTGTGTCTATTGATAGTATATTATGAAATATCTAATTATATACGAGATTCTATTATTTAAAGTTTATTGCTAAGGGCTATATATCCTGATTAAAAGTTTACGTTACTTTTATAAAAGTGATGAGGACTAGCAGATTAAAGGTAGAAACATTATTGGAACTTATACAAATAAATAAATAAATAAATAAATAAATAAATAGAAGAGGGGCTAAGGCTACTGGGAATCTGTAGATATATGTAGAATCATAGAAAATCATTTTCGTTGAAAAGGAAGAAAACTATCTTTATACTTTAAAGTGTAAATAATATAAAATTATGGATATAACGGGAGGAAAAATGATGAAAAGTAAAAAAATAAACAAATTAGCCATTGCATTAATTATGTTCTTAGGAATGTTCTTAGGAACTTATACTAATGCTATGGCTGAAGGAACAACTGGAACTACTACATATAGTGAGAACTTAATTCCTAAAATGAATGGATATACAACAGATGGAGTTACTGTTAGTTCCAGTAGTGACTGGAGTGTGGATTATATTGCATGGAAAGCATTTAACAGAAATCTTGATATACCCTATGAGGGCATTAATGGAAACTGTTGGGCTACTGTTAGTGGATCAGTAGCAGGGTGGTTAAAGGTAGACTTTGGAGTTGGAAATGAAAAAAAGGTAAATAAGTATACTATTAAAAGCAGGACTGCACCAGATAATAATTCTTCACCTAAATCTTGGACCTTTGAGGGGTCTAATGATAATGAAAACTGGACAGTTATAGATAGTAGAATTGATCAGCTAGATTGGGACGATAGTATAGGTGAAAAGCGAGAATTTACTTTTTCTAATAATACCAAGTATAGGTATTATAGAATTAACATAACCGCCAATGATGGACAAGTTCATAGCTCTATTGATGAATTAGAAATGATGGAAGCTATTAGTGTTAGTAATGTTACATTAAATAAAACAGTAGACACATTGAATATTGGTGATAAAGAACAGTTATTTGCATCAGTAGAACCTTATAATGCTGCAAATAAGAATTTATTATGGAAATCAGACAATCCAGCTGTAGCAACAGTTGATTCAACTGGTAATGTTACTGCAGTAGCAGTTGGAACTGCAAAAATAACAGCTACAACTGAAGATGGCTCTAATTTAACTACTTCTTGCACTGTAACTGTAAAGCAACCGATAATTTTAATTAGTG is a window encoding:
- a CDS encoding putative DNA modification/repair radical SAM protein; amino-acid sequence: MEISEKLRILSGAAKYDVSCSSSGSNRSPKKGAIGSVSPSGICHSFTPDGRCISLLKILLTNYCIYDCSYCINRKSNDIERASFTPEEVVNITMNFYRRNYIEGLFLSSSIINNANFTMELLIKVVEKLRNEHNFGGYIHLKAIPGADEALIQKAGSLADRMSVNLELPSSNSLKLLAPDKSKTDILKPMGDIKRNIAINRYERKKYRNSPIFVPGGQSTQLIVGATKESDLNILNLSENLYNKFDLKRVYYSAYIPVNTGKNLPELKAPPTLREHRLYQGDWLLRVYGFKAEELLNEKNPNFDINFDPKTTYALNNMDLFPVEINKAPYKTLIRIPGIGIRGAQKIVSARRVNSLDFCDLKKLGVVLKRAQYFITCKGKYYGQVAFDDVAIKKVLTPRIDLNLVDQEVEQLSFFDNTDIFDSTFLNNDLSNTNFIEDNSSKLLLPKGSSTNKLLLLNDKSSSLTGEL
- a CDS encoding Ig-like domain-containing protein, whose product is MKSKKINKLAIALIMFLGMFLGTYTNAMAEGTTGTTTYSENLIPKMNGYTTDGVTVSSSSDWSVDYIAWKAFNRNLDIPYEGINGNCWATVSGSVAGWLKVDFGVGNEKKVNKYTIKSRTAPDNNSSPKSWTFEGSNDNENWTVIDSRIDQLDWDDSIGEKREFTFSNNTKYRYYRINITANDGQVHSSIDELEMMEAISVSNVTLNKTVDTLNIGDKEQLFASVEPYNAANKNLLWKSDNPAVATVDSTGNVTAVAVGTAKITATTEDGSNLTTSCTVTVKQPIILISGIALNNKTLDLISGQSATLLATVTPDNATNKKVIWTSSNPSVATVDSTGKITAVASGTATITATTIDGTNLSDSCAVNVKADTSNDVLLTIYLTNGNKKSYAITDEKLDDFLNWYNDRAAGIGKVYYGFEMPPVSSEFKRRVEYVMFSMISDFVVDEYK